A genomic region of Antennarius striatus isolate MH-2024 chromosome 2, ASM4005453v1, whole genome shotgun sequence contains the following coding sequences:
- the LOC137588935 gene encoding XK-related protein 7-like, with amino-acid sequence MAAKSDGAAVSLEDDNTPRSLSEQGNPAARSRCTAAGGKPYTLLDCCWVLCALLVFFSDGATDLWLAADYYLRGDYWWFGLTLVFVVVPSAVVQVLSFRWFVYDYSDLSGGGGGGGDGATSCSATGAVAAGAAGGAATAGDGSAFSTKDSDQRGVCAAVGNAANATAVYASPAPPATPGRAASPRRCCTVCMWVFQTVLHVLQLGQVWRYIHALYLGAQSSWHSSGPRRHFHWRLMFESADITMLRLLEAFLKSAPQLVLQLSIMIHGNAVLPLQGLSASASLVSLAWMIASYQKVLRDSRDDKLPMSYKAVITQMLWHFFTIGARTVAFALFASVFQLYFGIFIVSHWCVMTFWIIQGETDFCMSKWEEIIYNMVVGIIYIFCWFNVKEGPSRFRMTVYYSVTLAENVALTAAWYTYRGPHTSDSYALVVVCLVACSFALGTFFMLVYYCWLHPDGPVLGSQWGGCVDEGVVGAGGVAGVIDACLTPSQGSQTDMVITSPPRTLPRTKETGEAVPGERDRDRDSCLPIFQVRPSPSSSPALLHRTSSSSRAQEGPVIRIDLPRKRYPAWDAHFIDRRLRKTILLLETTSAISPRIQYRSSMMGSKEVLEYETTV; translated from the exons ATGGCCGCTAAGTCGGATGGAGCAGCGGTGTCTTTGGAAGATGACAACACGCCCAGGAGTCTCTCCGAGCAGGGGAACCCCGCCGCCCGGTCGCGCTGCACCGCCGCCGGGGGGAAGCCGTACACCCTGCTGGACTGCTGCTGGGTGCTCTGCGCCCTGCTCGTCTTCTTCTCCGACGGCGCGACCGACCTGTGGCTGGCCGCAGACTACTACCTGAGGGGGGACTACTGGTGGTTCGGCTTGACGCTCGTCTTCGTGGTGGTTCCGTCCGCGGTCGTGCAGGTGTTGAGTTTCAGGTGGTTCGTGTACGACTACTCGGATctgagcggcggcggcggcggcggcggcgacggaGCGACGAGCTGCAGCGCGACCGGCGCGGTGGCGGCAGGCGCGGCAGGCGGCGCGGCCACCGCGGGCGACGGCAGCGCGTTCAGCACCAAGGACAGCGACCAGCGCGGTGTCTGCGCGGCGGTGGGGAACGCCGCGAACGCCACCGCCGTTTACGCGTCCCCTGCCCCGCCTGCGACGCCGGGGAGAGCCGCTTCCCCGCGGAGGTGCTGCACCGTGTGCATGTGGGTCTTTCAGACCGTGCTCCACGTCCTGCAGCTGGGGCAAGTCTGGAG gtacATCCACGCCCTCTACCTGGGGGCCCAGAGCAGCTGGCACAGCAGCGGGCCCCGTCGCCACTTCCACTGGCGGCTGATGTTTGAGAGTGCCGACATCACCATGCTCCGCCTCCTGGAAGCTTTCCTCAAGTCGGCTCCACAGCTCGTCCTCCAGCTGAGCATCATGATCCACGGAAACGCCGTCCTCCCTCTGCAGG GTCTCTCAGCCTCCGCCTCCCTGGTCTCGTTGGCCTGGATGATCGCCTCCTACCAGAAGGTTCTGCGGGACTCTCGCGATGACAAGCTGCCCATGTCCTACAAGGCCGTCATCACCCAGATGCTGTGGCACTTCTTCACCATCGGGGCGAGGACCGTGGCCTTCGCCCTCTTTGCCTCCGTCTTCCAGCTGTACTTTGGGATATTCATTGTTAGCCACTG GTGCGTCATGACTTTCTGGATCATCCAAGGCGAGACCGACTTCTGCATGTCCAAGTGGGAGGAAATCATCTACAACATGGTGGTGGGCATCATCTACATCTTCTGCTGGTTCAACGTGAAAGAGGGCCCGAGTCGCTTCCGCATGACCGTCTACTACTCCGTCACGCTGGCTGAGAATGTGGCGCTGACGGCGGCTTGGTACACCTACCGTGGCCCCCATACCTCCGACTCCTACGCCCTGGTGGTGGTGTGCCTGGTGGCCTGCAGCTTCGCCCTGGGAACCTTCTTCATGCTGGTTTACTACTGCTGGCTGCACCCCGATGGGCCTGTTTTGGGTTCGCAGTGGGGGGGTTGTGTGGATGAGGGGGTGGTGGGTGCAGGAGGGGTGGCAGGAGTGATCGATGCTTGTCTCACTCCATCCCAAGGGTCCCAAACAGACATGGTCATTACCAGTCCACCCAGGACTCTCCCTAGGACTAAAGAGACGGGGGAGGCTGTACCTGGGGAGCGCGACAGGGACAGGGACAGTTGTCTGCCCATATTCCAAGTACgtccctccccttcctcctctcctgcacTCCTTCACAGGACCTCTTCCTCATCCCGTGCACAGGAGGGACCAGTCATCCGGATTGACCTCCCTAGAAAGCGATACCCAGCCTGGGATGCGCATTTTATCGACAGGCGTCTTCGCAAGACCATTCTGCTCCTGGAGACCACATCAGCCATCAGCCCCAGGATACAATACAGAAGTAGCATGATGGGCAGCAAAGAGGTATTAGAATATGAGACGACTGTCTAA